Proteins co-encoded in one Marinobacter qingdaonensis genomic window:
- a CDS encoding S41 family peptidase, which translates to MKPVQRRGSSLSSPDFASLQGVWRSQGYGTVLLIEEDWYTLFEETTISCRKIHEGSVEELENYYEDLELSPGGQAFSAHRVTGVSRIRFRRLKGLPASVTESHRHRSKDPHYNFEVFWRTFHEQYALFELKGVAWDRAYHDYLPQINANPSQETLFATMVAMLGPLKDGHIRLHSPLGHYRAGAEPALFRRLTRELEDANDGRELTSYLGDLKESARDLIHEDYLSGALSHGGNRLVEWGRLNDLIGYLNIRAMAGQSGKSGKPAADINAVDSVMKRVLADIGELPNLVIDLRNNGGGYDGVALRIAAYLMDRKRLAFTKSARHGNGFTGKQSVYVTPADETYQGNLFVLTSELTASAAEIFVLSLLQHPRLTLIGEPTQGILSDTLERHLPNGWHLTLSNEIYRAYDGEIYEDVGIPPHIRLKYLGRKGREEGKDPMLERVIKLVGGSCRRGSGDQAAQR; encoded by the coding sequence ATGAAACCCGTCCAACGCCGCGGCAGTTCTCTTTCGAGCCCTGATTTTGCAAGCCTGCAGGGTGTCTGGCGTTCCCAGGGTTACGGCACTGTGTTGCTGATCGAAGAAGATTGGTACACCCTTTTCGAAGAAACCACTATTAGCTGCCGGAAGATTCATGAGGGCAGTGTTGAAGAACTTGAGAACTATTACGAGGATTTGGAGTTATCCCCGGGTGGCCAGGCGTTCAGTGCCCATCGGGTAACTGGCGTATCACGTATCAGGTTCCGCCGCCTTAAAGGATTGCCCGCCAGCGTCACCGAAAGTCACAGGCATAGGTCAAAGGATCCGCACTACAACTTTGAGGTTTTCTGGCGAACCTTTCACGAGCAATACGCCCTGTTTGAACTCAAGGGTGTGGCCTGGGACCGGGCCTATCATGACTATCTTCCCCAGATTAACGCGAACCCATCACAAGAAACGCTATTTGCCACCATGGTTGCGATGCTAGGGCCCCTGAAGGATGGCCACATTCGTCTGCATTCACCCTTGGGTCATTACCGGGCCGGTGCCGAGCCGGCGCTCTTCAGGCGGCTGACACGGGAACTTGAAGATGCCAATGATGGCAGGGAGCTCACCAGCTACCTGGGGGATCTCAAGGAATCGGCACGCGACTTGATCCATGAGGATTATCTTTCAGGCGCCCTCAGTCATGGCGGCAACCGGCTGGTGGAATGGGGGAGGCTCAATGATCTCATCGGTTACCTGAACATCCGGGCCATGGCCGGGCAAAGTGGCAAGTCAGGCAAACCGGCTGCGGATATTAATGCGGTCGACAGTGTGATGAAGAGGGTGCTGGCAGATATTGGCGAGCTCCCCAATCTGGTGATCGATCTTCGCAACAATGGTGGGGGGTACGATGGTGTCGCACTGCGCATTGCCGCGTACCTGATGGATCGCAAGCGGCTGGCGTTCACCAAGTCAGCTCGTCATGGCAATGGCTTCACCGGAAAGCAGTCTGTCTATGTCACGCCTGCCGATGAGACTTACCAGGGCAACCTGTTTGTGCTGACCAGCGAGCTTACGGCCAGTGCCGCAGAAATCTTCGTGCTCTCATTGCTGCAGCATCCCCGTCTCACCCTGATTGGCGAGCCTACCCAGGGCATCCTTTCCGACACGCTCGAGCGCCATCTGCCAAATGGCTGGCACCTGACCTTGTCCAATGAAATCTACCGGGCTTACGACGGGGAGATCTACGAAGATGTCGGCATCCCGCCACACATCCGTCTGAAGTACCTTGGCCGAAAAGGGCGCGAGGAAGGCAAAGACCCGATGCTGGAGCGGGTCATCAAGCTGGTTGGCGGGTCATGCCGTCGTGGTTCGGGTGATCAGGCAGCTCAGCGATAA
- a CDS encoding DJ-1/PfpI family protein — MSGKKILMITGDFTEDYETMVPFQALQAVGHTVHAVCPDKKAGDTVATAIHDFEGDQTYTEKPGHRFALNADFEGLDPAAYDALVVPGGRAPEYLRLNKEVQKLVRHFFETNKPVAAICHGAQLLAAAGVLEGRKCSAYPACQPEVELSGGTFAGIEVDQAVTDANLVTAPAWPAHPAWLAQFFKLLDQ; from the coding sequence ATGAGCGGGAAGAAAATTCTGATGATCACCGGTGATTTCACCGAGGACTACGAAACCATGGTGCCGTTCCAGGCACTGCAGGCCGTCGGCCACACGGTTCATGCCGTGTGCCCGGACAAAAAGGCAGGCGACACCGTGGCCACAGCCATTCACGACTTCGAGGGTGACCAGACCTACACCGAAAAACCGGGCCATCGGTTTGCCCTGAATGCGGATTTCGAGGGACTGGATCCAGCCGCTTATGACGCGCTGGTGGTGCCCGGCGGTCGCGCCCCCGAATACCTGCGACTGAACAAAGAGGTGCAGAAGCTGGTTCGTCATTTCTTCGAAACTAACAAGCCAGTGGCGGCGATCTGCCACGGTGCCCAGTTATTGGCCGCCGCGGGGGTTCTGGAGGGTCGCAAATGCTCGGCCTATCCGGCCTGCCAGCCGGAGGTGGAACTGTCTGGCGGGACCTTCGCCGGTATCGAAGTTGATCAAGCGGTCACCGATGCTAATCTGGTAACAGCGCCCGCATGGCCTGCGCACCCGGCCTGGCTGGCGCAGTTCTTCAAGTTGCTGGACCAGTAG
- a CDS encoding ribbon-helix-helix domain-containing protein, whose translation MCKLFINADPELWVSRTHSLRIDGMVTSVRMENAFWQVLAELAERDGMNLPQMITRLYHESIDAGHDLGNFTSFLRVCALRYLELQLSGDVPMDTRVPIASLDADRILAGNPGEAAMPDLVTKAKH comes from the coding sequence ATGTGCAAGCTCTTCATCAACGCCGATCCCGAGCTTTGGGTCAGCCGGACCCACTCCCTGCGTATTGATGGGATGGTGACCAGCGTTCGGATGGAAAACGCCTTCTGGCAGGTGCTGGCCGAATTGGCCGAACGGGATGGCATGAACCTGCCGCAGATGATCACCCGGCTGTACCACGAGTCCATCGATGCCGGGCATGACCTCGGCAACTTCACGTCTTTCCTGCGAGTGTGCGCACTTCGCTACCTGGAGCTGCAACTGAGCGGCGATGTACCGATGGATACTCGGGTTCCGATTGCCTCACTGGATGCCGACCGGATTCTTGCGGGCAATCCCGGTGAGGCGGCCATGCCCGACTTGGTTACTAAAGCAAAGCATTGA